A genomic region of Micromonospora sp. NBC_01796 contains the following coding sequences:
- a CDS encoding PP2C family protein-serine/threonine phosphatase, with translation MTGSSVVPQRTYPHGGFGRHPNLPAGERLRVLLVEDDEGDAFLVGELLAETQSAIELLVATSLNQAKQQIAGVDCVLLDLGLPDAEGLDGLRQVLAMSTGAAVCVLTGRQDERLGVDAVAEGAQDYLVKGQVDGVLLSRALRYAVERKRADENARRLREVELRQAESARLERGLLPQPLMDTDQVEVHTFYRPGRHAALIGGDFYDVVQTTPNRVDLIVGDVCGHGVDEAALGVELRVAWRALVLARVPDDEVLPALEQVLMSERRLREIFATVATVRLDLAANRATFRLAGHPPPLLLSGGRVAPVQVPGSLLLGVRPRPPIAFDLAFDTEDWSLLLYTDGLIEGRVGEGPDRLDVPGLRELVADPAGRDVPLADLPGWLVSRAEELNGGPLADDVAMLLVSRGGGR, from the coding sequence ATGACCGGTTCCTCCGTGGTGCCCCAACGGACCTACCCGCACGGCGGGTTCGGCCGGCACCCCAACCTGCCCGCGGGCGAGCGGCTGCGGGTGCTGCTGGTCGAGGACGACGAGGGCGACGCCTTCCTGGTCGGCGAGCTGCTCGCCGAGACCCAGTCGGCGATCGAGCTGCTGGTGGCGACGAGCCTCAACCAGGCCAAGCAGCAGATCGCCGGCGTCGACTGCGTACTGCTCGACCTCGGCCTGCCGGACGCCGAGGGGCTGGACGGGCTCCGTCAGGTCCTCGCCATGTCCACCGGTGCGGCGGTCTGCGTACTCACCGGCCGGCAGGACGAGCGGCTCGGTGTCGACGCGGTGGCCGAGGGCGCCCAGGACTACCTGGTCAAGGGGCAGGTCGACGGGGTCCTGCTGTCCCGGGCACTGCGGTACGCGGTCGAGCGCAAGCGGGCCGACGAGAACGCCCGGCGGCTGCGCGAGGTGGAGCTGCGCCAGGCGGAGTCCGCCCGGCTGGAGCGCGGCCTGCTGCCGCAGCCGCTGATGGACACCGACCAGGTCGAGGTGCACACCTTCTACCGGCCGGGCCGACACGCCGCCCTGATCGGCGGCGACTTCTACGACGTGGTGCAGACCACCCCGAACCGGGTCGACCTGATTGTCGGCGACGTCTGCGGGCACGGGGTGGACGAGGCGGCGCTCGGCGTCGAGCTGCGGGTCGCCTGGCGCGCCCTGGTGCTCGCCCGGGTGCCGGACGACGAGGTGCTGCCCGCACTGGAACAGGTGCTGATGAGTGAGCGCCGGCTCCGCGAGATCTTCGCGACGGTGGCCACCGTACGGCTCGACCTGGCGGCGAACCGGGCCACCTTCCGGCTCGCCGGGCATCCGCCCCCGCTGCTGCTCTCCGGTGGACGGGTCGCCCCCGTCCAGGTACCCGGCAGCCTGCTGCTCGGGGTCCGGCCCCGCCCGCCGATCGCGTTCGATCTGGCTTTCGACACCGAGGACTGGTCCTTGCTGCTCTACACCGATGGATTGATCGAGGGGCGGGTCGGCGAGGGGCCGGACCGGCTCGACGTACCGGGGCTGCGTGAACTGGTCGCCGACCCGGCGGGGCGGGACGTGCCGCTGGCCGACCTGCCCGGTTGGCTGGTCAGCCGGGCCGAGGAGCTCAACGGTGGGCCGCTTGCCGACGACGTGGCGATGCTGCTGGTCAGCCGGGGCGGTGGTCGGTGA
- a CDS encoding M28 family peptidase, whose amino-acid sequence MATSVESPLEHAPPPTARRTRRGLTAAAALAVLVAIGAAALLDLRTPAPVGTDSPAGQFSAGRAAEHLEVVGARTHVAGSPANDQVRAYLESTLRDLGLSTQVQDTVAEEAGQLSGAAGGATLARVRNVVARIPGTDPTGRVFLVAHYDSVQSGPGGNDDAVGTSAILEVARALSTGPRPRNDIVFVLTDAEEACLCGASAFASGHPLAADGGVVLNLEARGSTGPVIMFETSPDNAGLVGVFGRAAPHAVGTSFAVEVYRLLPNDTDFTAFLDHGFTGLNSAYLDGGAIYHTPLDTPARVDRGSLQQHGDNALALAREFGATDLADLRAGNDATYFPVPGTLVRYPGWLTWPLALLAVVAVGLLGWTTRRRGHASWSRMGAGFGLALVPIVVAPVLAQLLWLAITTIRPGYAELLDPYRPVWYRLAVLALAAAVLLGWYALFRRRIGAAALAVGGVGWLAVLGVLLAVLTPGGAYLATLPALAGAAGGLVALAVRPGSRWAVVAVTAGAAVGVLILLPTVMLLFPALGMAMGGVAALFAVLLGLGALPVLDLLHPALPAQPPGTAPAEKERTEAEHAGPQPTGTELAENEPSEAGQAGAQPTGSEPAGPGEVVPGASARRRGAVPALAAALAALVLAGIGLAVDRFDAEHPVPTHLMYALDTNTGTARWLSHETDPQSWTAKYVRSPVSTQADFPALGDDEMLAGPAQAATLPAPALTVLAERTDGDRRTLRLRLTPQRQVRLASLHVAASTATVVRATVAGRDVPVASVTDGGPWSFGLVFHAPPTDGIEIELVLSLRGGPVSLRAMDASDDLSGLPGFRPRPADVGVVGSHSSEMVAVAHTYSY is encoded by the coding sequence GTGGCCACATCCGTTGAGTCACCACTCGAACACGCTCCACCCCCGACTGCGCGGCGTACCCGGCGCGGGCTGACCGCAGCCGCCGCGCTGGCCGTACTGGTCGCCATCGGCGCCGCCGCACTGCTCGACCTGCGTACCCCCGCGCCGGTCGGCACCGACTCCCCCGCCGGACAGTTCAGCGCCGGTCGGGCCGCCGAACACCTGGAGGTCGTCGGGGCCCGTACGCACGTCGCCGGGAGCCCCGCGAACGACCAGGTCCGGGCCTACCTCGAAAGCACCCTGCGCGACCTCGGCCTGTCGACCCAGGTCCAGGACACGGTGGCCGAGGAGGCCGGTCAGCTCAGCGGCGCGGCCGGCGGCGCCACCCTGGCCCGGGTACGCAACGTGGTGGCCCGGATCCCCGGAACCGACCCGACCGGTCGGGTCTTCCTGGTCGCCCACTACGACTCGGTCCAGTCCGGGCCGGGCGGGAACGACGACGCGGTCGGCACCTCGGCCATCCTGGAGGTGGCCCGCGCGCTGAGCACCGGTCCCCGCCCCCGCAACGACATCGTGTTCGTCCTCACCGACGCCGAGGAGGCGTGCCTCTGCGGCGCGTCCGCCTTCGCCTCCGGTCACCCGCTCGCCGCCGACGGCGGTGTGGTGCTCAACCTGGAGGCGCGCGGCAGCACCGGGCCGGTGATCATGTTCGAGACCTCGCCGGACAACGCCGGCCTGGTCGGCGTCTTCGGCCGGGCCGCACCGCACGCGGTGGGCACCTCGTTCGCGGTCGAGGTCTACCGGCTGCTGCCCAACGACACCGACTTCACCGCCTTCCTCGACCACGGTTTCACCGGGCTGAACTCCGCCTACCTGGACGGCGGGGCGATCTACCACACCCCGCTGGACACCCCGGCCAGGGTCGACCGGGGCAGCCTGCAACAGCACGGCGACAACGCCCTGGCGCTGGCCCGCGAGTTCGGTGCCACCGACCTGGCCGACCTGCGCGCCGGCAACGACGCCACCTACTTCCCGGTGCCGGGCACCCTGGTCCGCTACCCCGGCTGGCTGACCTGGCCGCTGGCCCTGCTCGCGGTCGTCGCGGTCGGGCTCCTCGGCTGGACCACCCGACGTCGGGGTCACGCCTCCTGGTCCCGGATGGGCGCCGGGTTCGGGCTGGCCCTGGTGCCGATCGTGGTCGCGCCGGTGCTGGCGCAACTGCTCTGGCTGGCCATCACCACCATCCGCCCCGGCTACGCCGAGCTGCTCGACCCGTACCGGCCGGTGTGGTACCGGCTGGCCGTGCTGGCGCTGGCCGCCGCCGTACTGCTCGGCTGGTACGCGCTGTTCCGTCGCCGGATCGGGGCGGCGGCACTGGCCGTCGGCGGGGTCGGCTGGCTGGCCGTACTCGGGGTGCTGCTCGCCGTACTCACTCCGGGTGGGGCGTACCTGGCGACCCTGCCCGCGCTGGCCGGCGCGGCCGGCGGGCTGGTGGCGCTCGCCGTACGGCCGGGCAGCCGGTGGGCGGTGGTCGCGGTGACGGCCGGTGCGGCCGTCGGGGTGCTGATCCTGCTGCCGACCGTCATGCTGCTCTTCCCCGCGCTGGGCATGGCGATGGGCGGGGTCGCGGCGCTCTTCGCCGTCCTGCTCGGCCTCGGCGCCCTCCCGGTCCTCGACCTGCTCCACCCCGCCCTCCCCGCCCAGCCACCCGGCACAGCCCCGGCCGAGAAGGAGCGGACGGAAGCGGAGCACGCCGGCCCACAGCCGACCGGAACCGAGCTGGCCGAGAACGAGCCCTCCGAAGCAGGGCAGGCCGGGGCGCAGCCGACCGGAAGCGAGCCCGCCGGACCGGGGGAGGTGGTTCCCGGGGCCTCGGCGCGGCGGCGCGGCGCGGTGCCCGCCCTCGCGGCGGCGCTGGCCGCGCTGGTGCTCGCCGGCATCGGCCTGGCGGTCGACCGGTTCGACGCCGAGCACCCGGTACCGACCCACCTGATGTACGCCCTCGACACCAACACCGGTACGGCCCGGTGGCTCAGCCACGAGACCGACCCGCAGTCCTGGACCGCCAAGTACGTCCGGTCCCCCGTGTCGACCCAGGCGGACTTCCCGGCGCTCGGCGACGACGAGATGCTCGCCGGTCCGGCGCAGGCGGCCACCCTGCCCGCCCCGGCCCTCACCGTGCTCGCCGAACGGACCGATGGTGACCGGCGCACCCTGCGGCTGCGGCTGACCCCGCAACGGCAGGTACGCCTGGCCAGCCTGCACGTGGCCGCCTCCACCGCAACGGTGGTACGGGCGACGGTGGCGGGACGGGACGTACCCGTGGCTTCGGTGACCGACGGCGGACCGTGGTCGTTCGGGTTGGTCTTCCACGCCCCGCCGACCGACGGGATCGAGATCGAGCTGGTGCTGTCGCTCAGGGGCGGCCCGGTGTCGCTGCGCGCGATGGACGCCAGTGACGACCTGTCCGGGCTGCCCGGCTTCCGGCCCCGCCCGGCCGACGTGGGCGTGGTCGGCTCGCACAGCTCGGAGATGGTCGCGGTCGCCCACACCTACTCCTACTGA
- a CDS encoding glycoside hydrolase family 9 protein: MRNRPPTRRTAPLAILTVAALASTGLSSPAAYAQEADPGPEQIVNGTFDGGHAPWWGTGNLTLDSSTGRLCADVPGGTVNPWDVIIGQDNVPLVAGETYEFQFFGSATPGKVGKALVQLPVDPYTQYLSANPELSVSGNDYRYTFTSPVDLPNAQVAFQLGGSVEPWTVCLDNVSLRGGAVPDVYVPETGPRVRVNQVGYLPRGPKNATVVTDATAALPWSLRNRTGRVVATGRTTPRGLDASSGQRVHSIDFSRYAATGTGFTLVADGETSRPFDLGTDFYERLRTDALKFYYTQRSGVEILDRLRPGYGRPAGHVGLAPNQGDTAVPCQPGVCDYTLDVSGGWYDAGDHGKYVVNGGISVHQLMSEYERSRRADTAQPWHLGDRTLDLPESGNRVPDILDEARWEQEFLLSMQVPAGKPKAGMAHHKIHDDSWTGLPLLPHLDDKRRELHPPTTAATLNLAATAAQAARVFRPYDKGFADRNLRAAKTAWAAARANPAIYADPADGNGGGAYNDNDVSDEFYWAAAELFLTTGAREYRDAVLASPHHTGDIWRDRGFDWGNTAQLGRLDLATLPSALPDRNRVRASVVQGADRYLATIEAHPYGVPYAPADNLWDWGSNNLIINNAIVLATAFDLTGRDRYRDGVLETMDYLFGRNALNQSYVTGYGEVASRNQHSRWYAHQLNPDLPNPPRGTLSGGPNSAIQDPVAQQKLRGCAPQFCYLDDIESWSTNELTINWNAPLAWIAAFVADQDSGDTHPHH, encoded by the coding sequence GTGCGAAACCGACCACCCACCCGGCGTACCGCCCCGCTCGCGATCCTCACCGTGGCCGCCCTGGCCAGCACCGGACTGAGCAGCCCCGCCGCGTACGCGCAAGAGGCCGATCCCGGTCCGGAGCAGATCGTCAACGGCACCTTCGACGGCGGCCACGCCCCCTGGTGGGGAACCGGCAACCTCACCCTCGACAGCAGCACCGGACGGCTCTGCGCCGACGTACCCGGTGGCACGGTCAATCCGTGGGACGTCATCATCGGCCAGGACAACGTCCCGCTCGTCGCCGGTGAGACGTACGAGTTCCAGTTCTTCGGCAGTGCCACACCGGGCAAGGTCGGCAAGGCGCTGGTGCAACTGCCGGTCGACCCGTACACCCAGTATCTTTCCGCCAACCCCGAGCTGAGCGTCTCCGGCAACGACTACCGCTACACCTTCACCTCCCCGGTCGACCTGCCGAACGCACAGGTCGCCTTCCAACTCGGCGGCAGCGTCGAGCCGTGGACGGTCTGCCTGGACAACGTCTCGCTGCGCGGTGGCGCGGTTCCCGACGTGTACGTACCGGAGACCGGGCCCCGGGTCCGGGTCAACCAGGTCGGCTACCTGCCCCGAGGCCCGAAGAACGCGACCGTGGTCACCGACGCCACCGCCGCCCTGCCCTGGTCGCTGCGCAACCGGACCGGCCGGGTGGTGGCCACCGGCCGTACCACGCCGCGCGGGCTGGACGCCTCCTCCGGGCAGCGGGTGCACTCGATCGACTTCAGCCGCTACGCCGCCACCGGCACCGGTTTCACGCTCGTCGCCGACGGTGAGACCAGCCGGCCGTTCGACCTCGGCACCGACTTCTACGAGCGGCTGCGTACCGACGCGCTGAAGTTCTACTACACCCAGCGCAGCGGGGTGGAGATCCTCGACCGGCTCCGCCCCGGATACGGCCGCCCGGCCGGGCACGTCGGCCTCGCACCGAACCAGGGCGACACCGCCGTACCCTGCCAACCGGGCGTCTGTGACTACACACTGGACGTCTCCGGCGGCTGGTACGACGCCGGCGACCACGGCAAGTACGTCGTCAACGGCGGCATCTCCGTACACCAGCTCATGAGCGAGTACGAACGCTCCCGCCGCGCCGACACCGCACAGCCGTGGCACCTCGGCGACCGGACCCTCGACCTGCCGGAGAGCGGCAACCGGGTGCCGGACATCCTCGACGAGGCCCGGTGGGAACAGGAGTTCCTGCTCAGCATGCAGGTCCCGGCCGGCAAGCCGAAGGCCGGGATGGCCCACCACAAAATCCACGACGACTCCTGGACCGGGCTGCCGCTGCTGCCCCACCTCGACGACAAGCGGCGCGAACTGCACCCGCCCACCACCGCCGCCACGCTCAACCTCGCCGCCACGGCGGCACAGGCGGCGCGCGTCTTCCGCCCGTACGACAAGGGGTTCGCCGACCGCAACCTGCGCGCGGCAAAGACCGCCTGGGCCGCGGCCCGGGCGAACCCGGCGATCTACGCGGACCCGGCCGACGGCAACGGCGGCGGCGCCTACAACGACAACGACGTCAGCGACGAGTTCTACTGGGCCGCCGCCGAACTGTTCCTCACCACCGGGGCGCGCGAATACCGCGACGCGGTGCTCGCCTCCCCGCACCACACCGGTGACATCTGGCGGGACCGGGGCTTCGACTGGGGCAACACCGCCCAACTCGGCCGGCTCGACCTGGCCACGCTGCCCAGTGCCCTGCCGGACCGCAACCGGGTACGTGCCTCGGTGGTCCAGGGCGCCGACCGCTACCTGGCCACGATCGAGGCCCATCCGTACGGGGTGCCGTACGCACCGGCCGACAACCTGTGGGACTGGGGTTCCAACAACCTGATCATCAACAACGCGATCGTGCTGGCGACCGCCTTCGACCTGACCGGTCGGGACCGCTACCGCGACGGGGTGCTGGAGACGATGGACTACCTGTTCGGCCGCAACGCGCTGAACCAGTCGTACGTCACCGGCTACGGCGAGGTGGCCTCGCGCAACCAGCACAGCCGCTGGTACGCCCACCAACTCAACCCGGACCTGCCGAACCCGCCCCGGGGGACACTCTCCGGTGGCCCGAACTCGGCCATCCAGGACCCGGTGGCGCAGCAGAAACTACGCGGGTGCGCGCCGCAGTTCTGCTACCTCGACGACATCGAATCCTGGTCGACGAACGAGCTGACCATCAACTGGAACGCCCCGCTGGCCTGGATCGCCGCATTCGTCGCCGACCAGGACAGCGGCGACACCCACCCCCACCACTGA
- a CDS encoding Smr/MutS family protein: MKLKLDLHDIFNRGQDIDRALRGIIDEAVAKKATLVEIIPGKGSGQLKKRVLRFLDQKEIKQIYHRVEKDSNNFGRVFVHFRWK; this comes from the coding sequence ATGAAGCTCAAGCTCGATCTGCACGACATCTTCAACCGCGGGCAGGACATCGACCGCGCGCTGCGCGGGATCATCGACGAGGCGGTGGCCAAGAAGGCCACCCTCGTCGAGATCATCCCCGGCAAGGGGTCGGGTCAGCTCAAGAAGCGAGTGCTTCGCTTTCTCGACCAGAAGGAGATCAAGCAGATCTACCACCGGGTGGAGAAGGACTCAAACAACTTCGGCCGGGTTTTTGTCCACTTCAGGTGGAAATAG
- a CDS encoding tetratricopeptide repeat protein, which produces MDLLAEYRRATMFFETGDPTGAARLLEPIVEAEPTNASVRQLLARAYFQSAQLGRAEEQLRVLVDRDPSDHYAHHVLGRTLERVGRAPEALRHLRIAAAMHSENDDYQTALRRVETKVGGAR; this is translated from the coding sequence GTGGATCTTCTGGCTGAGTACCGGCGGGCGACCATGTTCTTCGAGACCGGGGATCCGACCGGGGCGGCCCGGTTGCTGGAGCCGATCGTCGAGGCCGAGCCCACGAACGCGTCCGTACGCCAGCTCCTGGCTCGCGCGTACTTCCAGTCGGCCCAGTTGGGCCGGGCCGAGGAGCAGTTGCGGGTGCTGGTCGACCGCGACCCGAGTGACCACTACGCGCACCACGTGCTCGGCCGGACCCTGGAGCGGGTCGGGCGGGCCCCGGAGGCGCTGCGGCACCTGCGGATCGCGGCGGCGATGCACTCGGAGAACGACGACTACCAGACCGCGTTGCGGCGGGTGGAGACGAAGGTCGGCGGTGCCCGCTGA
- a CDS encoding ROK family protein — MATTLAIDCGGGGLKASVLDEAGTMRARPIRVPTPYPLPPSLFVKTLVDLGGQLPGADRVTVGMPGMLRHGVVVATPHYVTRAGPRTKPDPDLIAEWSGFDARTALTDAFGLPVLVLNDAEVHGAGVVAGTGSELVLTLGTGLGCALFDGGALAPHLELSQAPVRWGMSYDTYIGEHERRRLGDGFWSRRVRGVVEGLRPVFHWDRLYLGGGNSRLLRPEQLARMGDDVVVVPNTAGILGGVRAWSISAG, encoded by the coding sequence GTGGCGACCACTCTCGCGATCGACTGCGGTGGCGGCGGGCTGAAGGCGTCGGTGCTGGACGAGGCGGGGACGATGCGGGCCCGGCCGATCCGGGTACCGACCCCGTACCCGTTGCCGCCCTCGCTTTTTGTCAAGACCCTGGTGGACCTCGGCGGCCAGCTCCCGGGCGCGGACCGGGTCACCGTCGGCATGCCGGGCATGCTGCGTCACGGCGTGGTGGTGGCGACCCCGCACTACGTCACCCGCGCCGGCCCCCGCACGAAACCGGACCCGGACCTGATCGCCGAGTGGTCCGGGTTCGATGCCCGTACCGCGCTCACCGACGCGTTCGGCCTGCCGGTGCTGGTGCTCAACGACGCCGAGGTGCACGGCGCCGGGGTGGTCGCCGGGACCGGCTCGGAGCTGGTCCTCACCCTCGGCACCGGGCTGGGCTGCGCGCTGTTCGACGGCGGGGCGCTCGCCCCGCACCTGGAGCTGTCCCAGGCGCCGGTGCGGTGGGGGATGAGCTACGACACCTACATCGGGGAGCACGAACGCCGCCGGCTGGGCGACGGGTTCTGGTCCCGCCGGGTACGCGGGGTCGTCGAGGGACTCCGCCCGGTCTTCCACTGGGACCGGCTCTACCTCGGCGGCGGGAACTCGCGCCTGCTCCGCCCGGAGCAACTCGCCCGGATGGGCGATGACGTGGTGGTCGTACCGAATACGGCGGGGATTCTCGGTGGTGTCCGGGCCTGGTCGATTTCGGCCGGCTGA
- a CDS encoding ABC-F family ATP-binding cassette domain-containing protein codes for MSATLIAKDLTAGHGDRVLFTGLDLVVAPGDVIGLVGVNGAGKSTLLRTLAGLQPPEQGTVQLNPPGANVGHLPQEPERRPGEAVRDFLARRTGVTAAQAALDEATEALTVGAPGADDAYGTALERWLALGGADLDERAEQVAAELGLTVDLDAPMTTLSGGQAARAGMASLLLSRYDIFLLDEPTNDLDLAGLDRLERFVTGLRAGTVLVSHDREFLTRTVTAVLELDLVQQQVRLFGGGYAAYLEEREVARRHARADYEEYADTRAGLEARARTQRAWMEKGVRNARRKAPDNDKIAKHMRGETSEKQAAKARQTEKLIERLDVVEEPRKEWELRMEIAAAPRAGTVVAALRGAVVDRGGFTLGPVDLQIGWAEKVAITGANGAGKSTLLAALLGRLPLTAGHASLGPGVVVGEVDQARGLFLGDQPLVDAFGAAVPELAPADVRTLLAKFGLRAGHVLRPAATLSPGERTRAALALLQARGVNLLVLDEPTNHLDLTAIEQLESALDAYPGTLLLVTHDRRMLEAVRTTRHIEVDAGRVTER; via the coding sequence ATGAGTGCCACGCTGATCGCCAAGGACCTGACCGCCGGACACGGGGACCGTGTCCTGTTCACCGGGCTGGACCTGGTCGTCGCCCCGGGTGACGTGATCGGGCTGGTCGGGGTGAACGGCGCCGGCAAGTCCACCCTGCTGCGTACCCTCGCCGGGCTCCAGCCGCCGGAACAGGGGACGGTGCAGCTCAACCCGCCCGGAGCCAACGTCGGGCACCTGCCGCAGGAGCCGGAACGTCGACCGGGCGAGGCCGTCCGGGACTTCCTGGCCCGGCGTACCGGGGTCACCGCGGCGCAGGCCGCCCTGGACGAGGCCACCGAGGCGCTCACCGTCGGAGCACCGGGCGCCGACGACGCGTACGGGACCGCGCTCGAACGGTGGCTCGCGCTCGGCGGCGCGGACCTCGACGAGCGCGCCGAACAGGTGGCCGCCGAACTCGGGCTCACCGTCGACCTGGACGCCCCGATGACCACCCTCTCCGGTGGCCAGGCGGCCCGTGCGGGGATGGCCTCGCTGCTGCTCAGCCGGTACGACATCTTCCTGCTCGACGAGCCGACCAACGATCTCGACCTGGCCGGTCTGGACCGGCTCGAACGGTTCGTCACCGGTCTGCGGGCCGGCACCGTCCTGGTCAGTCACGACCGGGAGTTCCTCACCCGGACCGTCACCGCCGTACTGGAACTGGACCTGGTCCAGCAGCAGGTACGGCTCTTCGGTGGCGGTTACGCCGCATACCTCGAGGAGCGGGAGGTGGCCCGCCGGCACGCCCGCGCCGACTACGAGGAGTACGCCGACACCCGCGCCGGGCTGGAGGCGCGGGCGCGTACCCAGCGGGCCTGGATGGAGAAGGGCGTACGCAACGCCCGCCGCAAGGCCCCGGACAACGACAAGATCGCCAAGCACATGCGGGGCGAGACGAGCGAGAAGCAGGCGGCGAAGGCCCGGCAGACCGAGAAGCTGATCGAGCGCCTGGACGTGGTCGAGGAGCCCCGCAAGGAGTGGGAGCTGCGGATGGAGATCGCCGCCGCACCCCGCGCCGGTACGGTCGTCGCCGCACTGCGCGGCGCGGTGGTGGACCGGGGCGGGTTCACCCTCGGGCCGGTCGACCTCCAGATCGGTTGGGCGGAGAAGGTGGCGATCACCGGGGCGAACGGTGCCGGCAAGTCGACCCTGCTCGCCGCCCTGCTGGGGCGACTGCCGCTGACCGCCGGGCACGCCTCCCTCGGGCCGGGGGTGGTGGTCGGCGAGGTCGACCAGGCCCGTGGGCTCTTCCTCGGCGACCAACCCCTGGTGGACGCGTTCGGCGCCGCCGTACCGGAACTGGCACCGGCCGACGTACGGACCCTGCTGGCGAAGTTCGGGCTGCGCGCCGGGCACGTACTCCGCCCGGCGGCGACCCTGTCCCCCGGTGAGCGGACCCGGGCGGCGCTCGCCCTGCTCCAGGCGCGCGGGGTGAACCTGCTGGTGCTGGACGAGCCGACCAACCACCTCGACCTCACCGCGATCGAGCAGCTCGAGTCGGCGCTGGACGCGTACCCGGGCACTTTGTTGCTGGTCACGCACGACCGCCGGATGCTTGAAGCGGTCCGGACCACCCGGCACATCGAGGTCGACGCCGGCCGGGTCACCGAGCGCTGA
- a CDS encoding methyltransferase domain-containing protein — translation MVSLARTASSGERLREVDGFLAEACADLARHDARLRGVEVDVRFDRGVAHLTGEVADLAQLRLVRQLIGRFDGVLAVWSRIRVGGREPVVMDLGCGAAKQYPENLGLDLRRADGVDAQADLSGALPLADNSVDVIFTVHILEHLIDFLSLVDECHRVLRPGGTLHIMSPWWGHVNAVADPTHVRLLDVQTIKGICSRPPGTPRWYPLHAGCDGASIFADMTPLEPGDPEPTSSHLARFFD, via the coding sequence ATGGTCTCGTTGGCGCGTACGGCGTCCTCCGGCGAGCGGCTCCGCGAGGTCGACGGTTTTCTCGCCGAGGCCTGCGCCGATCTGGCGCGACACGATGCCCGGCTGCGCGGGGTGGAGGTCGACGTCCGCTTCGACCGGGGGGTGGCGCACCTGACCGGCGAGGTCGCCGACCTGGCTCAACTGCGCCTGGTCCGGCAGTTGATCGGGCGGTTCGACGGAGTCCTCGCGGTCTGGTCCCGGATCCGGGTCGGTGGCCGGGAACCGGTCGTGATGGACCTGGGGTGCGGCGCGGCGAAGCAGTATCCGGAGAACCTCGGCCTGGACCTGCGTCGGGCGGACGGGGTGGACGCCCAGGCGGACCTGTCCGGTGCGCTGCCGCTCGCCGACAACTCGGTCGACGTGATCTTCACGGTGCACATCCTGGAGCACCTGATCGACTTCCTGTCCCTGGTCGACGAGTGCCACCGGGTGCTCCGGCCGGGCGGCACCCTGCACATCATGAGCCCCTGGTGGGGGCATGTGAACGCGGTCGCCGACCCGACCCACGTACGGCTGTTGGACGTACAGACGATCAAGGGGATCTGTTCCCGCCCACCGGGGACCCCGCGCTGGTACCCGCTGCACGCCGGGTGCGACGGTGCGTCGATCTTCGCCGACATGACCCCGCTGGAGCCGGGCGACCCGGAGCCAACGAGCAGCCACCTGGCCCGCTTCTTCGACTGA
- a CDS encoding NADPH-dependent FMN reductase, translating into MPKLHVIIASTRPGRIGLPVGEWFFDRATKHGAFDVELIDLAEWNLPMMDEPNHPRMRQYEGQHALDWSAKIDAGDAYVLVMPEYNYGYTAPLKNAIDYLHNEWQYKPIGLVSYGGVAAGTRAQQQLKPVLLSLKMVPLNESVMIPFVMALRSEDGTEIRPTEQMENQATALLDELARWALALKPMRETPSA; encoded by the coding sequence ATGCCGAAGCTGCACGTCATCATCGCCAGCACCCGCCCCGGCCGGATCGGCCTGCCGGTCGGCGAGTGGTTCTTCGACCGCGCGACCAAGCACGGCGCCTTCGACGTGGAACTGATCGACCTGGCCGAGTGGAACCTGCCGATGATGGACGAGCCGAACCACCCCCGGATGCGCCAGTACGAGGGCCAGCACGCGCTGGACTGGAGCGCGAAGATCGACGCCGGGGACGCGTACGTCCTGGTGATGCCGGAGTACAACTACGGCTACACCGCGCCGCTGAAGAACGCCATCGACTACCTGCACAACGAGTGGCAGTACAAGCCGATCGGCCTGGTCAGCTACGGCGGGGTCGCGGCCGGCACCCGAGCGCAGCAGCAGCTCAAGCCGGTGCTGCTGTCGCTGAAGATGGTCCCGCTGAACGAGTCCGTGATGATCCCGTTCGTGATGGCGCTGCGCTCCGAGGACGGGACCGAGATCCGGCCGACCGAGCAGATGGAGAACCAGGCGACCGCCCTGCTCGACGAGCTGGCCCGGTGGGCGCTGGCGCTCAAGCCGATGCGCGAGACGCCCTCGGCCTGA